In one Yarrowia lipolytica chromosome 1A, complete sequence genomic region, the following are encoded:
- a CDS encoding uncharacterized protein (Compare to YALI0A14454g, weakly similar to wi|NCU07869.1 Neurospora crassa NCU07869.1 predicted protein, similar to Saccharomyces cerevisiae NSG1 (YHR133C) and NSG2 (YNL156C); ancestral locus Anc_2.108), with translation MQSNDHSKSFLNLTTSTLFGVFGSQTNLSELNGEDSETVELGRLDAPEFAALRRDAQGPPKRRRSSFSYTKRAPSKRDSKPIKKPSKQTGFSFGNSPLFKTALLFVLGCGYGCVVHFLYEKQVGTRRDTDKLTLPMWGVHCVLLGLGLPLLDKYKPSTSAPAKGLQRIRAKNGGSSPNKKWGSLVRTVGAFLGVAYGVKNLNWHSTTEVAVIWALLNPFLWYLLDTTSNGFGLAAVSSLIGAAVMSAIGVIPVGLGEWAGLVWLASNLFCGAICFGNLGRIIDRK, from the coding sequence ATGCAATCGAATGACCACTCCAAGTCGTTTCTGAACCTGACCACATCCACGTTGTTTGGAGTATTTGGATCGCAGACCAACCTCTCGGAGCTCAACGGCGAAGACTCGGAAACGGTGGAATTGGGCCGACTGGACGCCCCCGAGTTTGCCGCCCTCAGAAGAGACGCCCAGGGACCGCCcaaacgacgacgatcGTCGTTCTCGTACACAAAACGAGCTCCCAGCAAACGGGACTCCAAGCCCATCAAGAAACCCTCGAAACAGACCGGGTTTTCCTTCGGCAACTCGCCTCTGTTCAAAACGGCCCTACTATTCGTTCTGGGCTGTGGCTACGGCTGTGTCGTCCACTTTCTCTACGAAAAACAGGTCGGCACACGAAGAGACACCGACAAACTGACCCTCCCCATGTGGGGTGTGCACTGCGTGCTTCTAGGTCTGGGTCTGCCTCTTctcgacaagtacaagccGTCTACCAGCGCCCCCGCCAAGGGTCTGCAGCGAATCCGGGCCAAAAATGGAGGATCCAGCCCCAATAAGAAGTGGGGCTCGTTGGTCAGAACCGTGGGAGCGTTCCTAGGCGTGGCCTACGGCGTCAAAAACCTCAATTGGCACTCGACCACAGAGGTGGCAGTCATCTGGGCACTGCTCAACCCGTTCCTGTGGTACCTCCTGGATACCACCAGCAACGGGTTTGGACTGGCGGCCGTGTCGTCGCTGATTGGAGCCGCCGTTATGTCTGCCATTGGGGTCATTCCCGTGGGCCTCGGTGAGTGGGCTGGACTCGTCTGGCTCGCCAGTAACTTATTCTGTGGCGCCATTTGCTTTGGCAACCTCGGCCGAATCATCGACAGAAAGTAG